The following are encoded in a window of Nocardioides houyundeii genomic DNA:
- a CDS encoding helix-turn-helix domain-containing protein, producing the protein MANSADRSDVKFLTIAEVAAMMRVSKMTVYRLVHSGELPAVRVGRSFRVTEDDVDEYLRKSFFNAG; encoded by the coding sequence ATGGCCAACTCCGCGGACAGGTCGGACGTCAAGTTCCTGACCATCGCAGAAGTCGCCGCGATGATGCGGGTCTCCAAGATGACGGTCTATCGCCTGGTCCACAGTGGGGAGCTGCCCGCCGTTCGCGTGGGACGTTCCTTCCGGGTCACCGAGGACGACGTCGACGAGTACCTGCGCAAGAGCTTCTTCAACGCCGGCTGA
- a CDS encoding acetoin utilization protein AcuC, protein MRECQGPATVVFDKTLTEYDFGADHPMSPLRVDLTMRLAEQLGVLDRGLRVVPAPVASLDLIATVHSESLIEAVTRAGRMSGGVDLVHGLGTDDNPVFRDMHHASAHVVGASVEAFRQVWTGESLHSASVVGGLHHAMPDRASGFCIYNDVAVGIQWMLDQGAQRIAYVDVDAHHGDGVEKIFYNDPRVLTISLHETGQMLFPGTGFPGDSGGKAAEGSAVNVALPPGTADAGWLRAFHAVVPPLLREFDPEFLVTQHGCDSHMEDPLTHLMLTVDGQRAAYLALHDLAHELTQGRWVVTGGGGYAVPGVVPRAWTHLLAIVGGSPIDPHVETPLEWRDHVIELLGDGAPFRMTDGRTPAYRDWREGYDPQTWLDRAIHATRMEVFPLHGLDPYA, encoded by the coding sequence ATGAGGGAGTGCCAGGGACCTGCCACGGTCGTGTTCGACAAGACCCTGACGGAGTACGACTTCGGTGCCGACCACCCGATGTCCCCGTTGCGGGTGGACCTGACGATGAGGCTGGCCGAGCAGCTCGGTGTCCTGGACCGCGGCCTCCGGGTGGTGCCCGCGCCGGTCGCCAGCCTCGACCTGATCGCCACGGTCCACTCGGAGTCGCTGATCGAGGCGGTCACCCGGGCCGGGCGCATGTCGGGAGGCGTGGATCTCGTCCACGGCCTCGGGACCGACGACAACCCGGTGTTCCGCGACATGCACCACGCCTCCGCCCACGTGGTCGGCGCCAGCGTCGAGGCGTTCCGCCAGGTCTGGACCGGGGAGTCGCTGCACAGCGCCAGCGTGGTCGGCGGCCTGCACCACGCGATGCCGGACCGGGCCAGCGGCTTCTGCATCTACAACGACGTGGCGGTCGGCATCCAGTGGATGCTCGACCAGGGTGCGCAGCGCATCGCCTACGTCGACGTCGACGCGCACCACGGCGACGGCGTGGAGAAGATCTTCTACAACGACCCGCGGGTGCTCACCATCTCGCTGCACGAGACGGGGCAGATGCTCTTCCCGGGCACGGGGTTCCCCGGAGACTCCGGCGGCAAGGCGGCCGAGGGATCGGCGGTCAACGTGGCACTGCCCCCGGGTACTGCGGACGCGGGCTGGCTACGCGCCTTCCACGCCGTGGTGCCGCCGCTGCTGCGGGAGTTCGATCCGGAGTTCCTGGTCACCCAGCACGGGTGCGACTCCCACATGGAGGACCCGCTGACCCACCTGATGCTCACCGTCGACGGCCAGCGGGCGGCGTACCTGGCGCTGCACGACCTGGCGCACGAGCTGACGCAGGGCCGCTGGGTGGTCACCGGCGGGGGCGGCTACGCGGTGCCGGGGGTGGTGCCGCGTGCCTGGACCCACCTGCTGGCCATCGTCGGCGGCTCCCCGATCGACCCGCACGTCGAGACGCCCCTGGAGTGGCGCGACCACGTCATCGAGCTGCTCGGGGACGGGGCGCCGTTCCGGATGACCGACGGCCGTACGCCGGCCTACCGTGACTGGCGCGAGGGCTACGACCCGCAGACCTGGCTGGACCGTGCGATCCACGCGACCAGGATGGAGGTCTTCCCTCTGCACGGCCTCGATCCGTACGCTTGA
- a CDS encoding general stress protein: MSDPTSPRSIQISGLALAFPQSLAVYGTYEEAQRAVDHLADAQFPVENCMIVGTDLKQVERITGRLTWGRVALAGPPRACGWACWSACCSACSSRRAAGGR, from the coding sequence ATGTCCGATCCCACGAGCCCCCGTTCCATCCAGATCTCCGGCCTGGCCCTGGCGTTCCCCCAGTCGCTGGCCGTCTACGGCACCTACGAGGAGGCCCAGCGGGCCGTGGACCACCTCGCCGACGCCCAGTTCCCGGTCGAGAACTGCATGATCGTCGGCACCGACCTCAAGCAGGTGGAGCGGATCACCGGGCGTCTGACCTGGGGCCGGGTGGCGCTGGCGGGGCCGCCTCGGGCTTGTGGCTGGGCCTGCTGGTCGGCCTGCTGCTCGGCCTGTTCGTCGAGGAGGGCGGCTGGTGGGCGATGA
- the proC gene encoding pyrroline-5-carboxylate reductase → MSLPSTHQTAIIGAGVMGETLLSGLVRAGRRVDTLLVGEKRAERAAELEERYGVTVLGNVAAAKAADTLALVVKPQDMGELLAEIAPVLRPGQLLVSLAAGITTAYIEARVPADVAVVRVMPNTPALVDEGMAAISPGSHCGDADLAEAEALMGSCGKVLRVPEKQMDAVTAISGSGPAYVFYVVESMIEAGVHLGLPRATASELVVQTVLGSAVMLRETGTHPAVLREQVTSPAGTTAAALRELEIHKVRAAFLAAMEAARDRSRELAAQD, encoded by the coding sequence ATGAGCCTCCCCAGCACGCACCAGACCGCGATCATCGGCGCCGGAGTGATGGGGGAGACCCTGCTCTCGGGACTGGTCCGCGCCGGTCGCCGGGTGGACACCCTGCTGGTCGGTGAGAAGCGGGCCGAGCGGGCCGCGGAGCTCGAGGAGCGGTACGGCGTGACCGTGCTGGGCAACGTGGCGGCCGCCAAGGCGGCGGACACCCTGGCGCTGGTGGTCAAGCCTCAGGACATGGGCGAGCTGCTGGCCGAGATCGCGCCGGTGCTGCGCCCGGGCCAGCTGCTGGTCTCGCTGGCCGCCGGGATCACCACCGCCTACATCGAGGCCCGGGTGCCCGCCGACGTCGCGGTGGTCCGGGTGATGCCCAACACCCCCGCGCTGGTGGACGAGGGGATGGCGGCGATCTCGCCGGGATCCCACTGCGGCGACGCGGACCTGGCCGAGGCCGAGGCGCTGATGGGCTCCTGCGGCAAGGTGCTGCGCGTCCCGGAGAAGCAGATGGACGCGGTCACCGCGATCTCCGGCTCCGGTCCGGCGTACGTCTTCTACGTCGTGGAGTCGATGATCGAGGCGGGAGTGCACCTGGGACTGCCCCGGGCGACCGCGAGCGAGCTCGTGGTGCAGACCGTGCTCGGCTCCGCGGTGATGCTGCGCGAGACCGGCACCCACCCGGCGGTGCTCCGCGAGCAGGTCACCTCCCCGGCGGGCACCACCGCCGCCGCCCTGCGCGAGCTGGAGATCCACAAGGTGCGGGCCGCGTTCCTGGCGGCGATGGAGGCCGCCCGCGACCGCTCGCGCGAGCTGGCCGCGCAGGACTGA
- a CDS encoding proline dehydrogenase family protein: MSLLRQPILVLSRSEQIKKAVTAWPATASVVAGYVPGETTQDAVQAAAALVGSGLSVTLDFLGEDTRDVAQADACVAAYVDLLGQLSGLGLARQAEVSVKLSAVGQALPRDGQQVALEHARTICRAARNAGTTVTLDMEDHTTTDATLEILHELRKDFPETGAVLQAALHRTESDCRALAHEGSRVRLCKGAYLEPEQVAHQSRHEIDKAYVRCLKILLAGQGYPMIATHDPRMVQIGGSLASRYGRTQGTYEFQMLYGVRTGEQRRLAEAGETVRVYVPYGAQWYGYLMRRLAERPGNVSLFLRSLISGK, from the coding sequence ATGTCCTTGCTGCGTCAGCCCATCTTGGTGCTCTCCCGCTCCGAGCAGATCAAGAAGGCCGTCACCGCGTGGCCGGCGACCGCGTCGGTGGTGGCGGGCTACGTGCCCGGCGAGACCACCCAGGACGCGGTCCAGGCCGCGGCCGCCCTGGTCGGGAGCGGGCTCTCGGTGACCCTGGACTTCCTCGGCGAGGACACCCGCGACGTGGCCCAGGCCGACGCGTGCGTGGCGGCGTACGTCGACCTGCTGGGCCAGCTCTCCGGCCTCGGCCTGGCGCGCCAGGCCGAGGTGAGCGTCAAGCTGAGCGCCGTGGGACAGGCGTTGCCGCGCGATGGCCAGCAGGTGGCGCTCGAGCACGCGCGCACCATCTGCCGTGCGGCCCGCAACGCCGGCACCACGGTGACCCTCGACATGGAGGACCACACCACCACCGACGCGACCCTGGAGATCCTGCACGAGCTGCGCAAGGACTTCCCCGAGACCGGCGCGGTGCTCCAGGCGGCGCTGCACCGCACCGAGTCGGACTGCCGGGCGCTGGCGCACGAGGGCTCCCGGGTGCGGCTGTGCAAGGGCGCCTACCTGGAGCCCGAGCAGGTCGCCCACCAGAGCCGGCACGAGATCGACAAGGCCTACGTGCGCTGCCTGAAGATCCTGCTCGCGGGACAGGGCTACCCGATGATCGCCACCCACGACCCGCGGATGGTGCAGATCGGCGGCTCGCTGGCCAGCCGGTACGGCCGCACCCAGGGGACCTACGAGTTCCAGATGCTCTACGGCGTCCGCACCGGCGAGCAGCGACGGCTGGCGGAGGCCGGCGAGACGGTGCGCGTCTACGTGCCCTACGGCGCCCAGTGGTACGGCTACCTGATGCGCCGCCTCGCGGAGCGGCCCGGCAACGTCTCGCTGTTCCTCAGGTCGCTGATCTCCGGGAAGTAG
- a CDS encoding ABC transporter permease, giving the protein MSPRITLAVASRVLVQVRRDRRTAAMLLLLPGLLMTVLWWVYDDVRGDVFDQIGPALLAIFPFFVMFLVTSVTTLRERSSGTLERLLAMPMGRLDFLLGYALAFGLLAALQSVLAVGLSVGVLGLEVQGPIWLLALVAVVDAILGTALGLCVSAFAQTEFQAVQFMPAVVVPQILLCGLLVPREQMPAVLEAISNVLPLSYAVDAMQQLVATEETGEVWRNVAVVVAFALGVLGLGAATLRRRTP; this is encoded by the coding sequence ATGAGCCCCCGGATCACCCTCGCGGTCGCCTCCCGGGTGCTCGTCCAGGTGCGTCGCGACCGCCGGACCGCAGCGATGCTGCTGCTCCTGCCGGGCTTGTTGATGACCGTGCTGTGGTGGGTCTACGACGACGTGCGGGGCGACGTATTCGACCAGATCGGGCCGGCTCTGCTCGCGATCTTCCCCTTCTTCGTGATGTTCCTGGTGACCAGCGTGACGACGCTGCGGGAGCGCTCGAGCGGCACCCTGGAGCGACTGCTGGCGATGCCGATGGGGCGGCTGGACTTCCTGCTCGGCTACGCGTTGGCGTTCGGGCTGCTGGCCGCGCTGCAGTCGGTGCTTGCGGTGGGCCTGAGCGTGGGCGTGCTGGGTCTCGAGGTGCAGGGACCGATCTGGCTGCTGGCGCTGGTGGCGGTCGTCGACGCGATCCTCGGCACCGCGCTGGGCCTGTGCGTGAGCGCGTTCGCCCAGACGGAGTTCCAGGCGGTCCAGTTCATGCCCGCGGTGGTGGTGCCCCAGATCCTGCTCTGCGGCCTGCTGGTGCCGCGCGAGCAGATGCCCGCGGTGCTGGAGGCCATCAGCAACGTGCTTCCCCTGTCCTACGCCGTGGACGCGATGCAGCAGCTCGTGGCCACCGAGGAGACCGGCGAGGTCTGGCGCAACGTGGCGGTGGTCGTCGCGTTCGCCCTGGGCGTGTTGGGCCTCGGAGCCGCCACGCTGCGTCGACGTACCCCGTAA
- a CDS encoding ABC transporter ATP-binding protein: MHPTVEVSGLTVVRGGRTVLDGLDLSIGTGITGLLGPSGSGKTTLMRSLVGVQRMAAGSVRVLGEEVGTPGLRSRTGYVTQAASVYDDLDVRENLRFFAAVLGRGEEDVARVVAQVDLSEQLEQVVGRLSGGQRSRVSLATALLGRPDLLVLDEPTVGLDPVLRERLWDLFHSIASDGATLMVSSHVMDEATRCDRLLLMREGRIIADASPAEILRRTGAPDMERAFLHLVEQPR, from the coding sequence GTGCACCCCACCGTGGAGGTCTCCGGGCTCACCGTGGTGCGGGGCGGTCGGACGGTCCTGGACGGGCTCGACCTGTCGATCGGCACCGGCATCACCGGCCTCCTGGGCCCCTCCGGCTCGGGCAAGACGACCCTGATGCGCTCCCTGGTCGGGGTGCAGCGCATGGCCGCCGGCAGCGTCCGGGTGCTGGGGGAGGAGGTGGGGACGCCGGGGCTGCGCAGCCGGACCGGCTACGTCACCCAGGCCGCCAGCGTCTACGACGACCTCGACGTGCGCGAGAACCTGCGCTTCTTCGCCGCGGTCCTGGGGCGAGGCGAGGAGGACGTGGCACGGGTGGTCGCCCAGGTGGACCTCTCCGAACAGCTCGAGCAGGTGGTCGGCCGGCTCAGCGGGGGCCAGCGCTCGCGGGTGAGCCTGGCGACGGCGCTGCTGGGCCGCCCGGACCTGCTGGTGCTCGACGAGCCGACCGTCGGCCTGGACCCGGTGCTCCGCGAGCGGCTCTGGGACCTGTTCCACTCCATCGCCTCGGACGGTGCGACGCTCATGGTCTCCAGCCACGTGATGGACGAGGCGACGCGCTGCGACCGGCTGCTGCTGATGCGCGAGGGGCGCATCATCGCTGACGCCTCGCCGGCCGAGATTCTGCGCCGCACCGGCGCCCCGGACATGGAGCGGGCCTTCCTGCACCTGGTGGAGCAGCCGCGATGA
- a CDS encoding sugar phosphate isomerase/epimerase family protein, whose product MTSHTQIGLSTASVYPESTAHGFAYAASVGYDAVEVMVGMDALSQQTAALRQLSEHHQMPVCSVHAPCLLWTQRVWGTEPWGKLERSAAMAQALGADVVVVHPPFRWQREYAAGFEDGIAALEASTGIAFAVENMYPWRASSRRRAPKGMEMYLPHWDPSLGSYANTTIDLSHAAIARSDVIEMADRMGDRLRHVHLTDGSGSAKDEHLVPGRGAMGAGAFLEHLAGSAFRGHVVLEINTRRCDTREDRLADLVESLSFAREHLSIKAR is encoded by the coding sequence ATGACCTCACACACCCAGATCGGCCTGTCCACGGCCTCGGTCTATCCCGAGTCCACCGCACACGGCTTCGCGTACGCCGCGAGCGTGGGGTACGACGCCGTCGAGGTGATGGTGGGGATGGACGCCCTGTCCCAGCAGACCGCCGCGCTGCGTCAGCTCTCCGAGCACCACCAGATGCCGGTCTGCTCGGTGCACGCACCGTGCCTGCTGTGGACCCAGCGGGTCTGGGGCACCGAGCCCTGGGGCAAGCTGGAGCGCTCGGCCGCGATGGCCCAGGCGCTCGGCGCCGACGTGGTGGTGGTGCACCCGCCGTTCCGCTGGCAGCGGGAGTACGCCGCGGGGTTCGAGGACGGCATCGCGGCCCTGGAGGCCTCCACCGGCATCGCCTTCGCGGTGGAGAACATGTATCCCTGGCGGGCCTCGTCCCGGCGCCGCGCCCCGAAGGGGATGGAGATGTACCTGCCCCACTGGGACCCCTCCCTGGGCAGCTACGCCAACACCACCATCGACCTCTCGCACGCCGCGATCGCTCGCTCCGACGTGATCGAGATGGCGGACAGGATGGGGGACCGGCTGCGGCACGTGCACCTGACCGACGGCAGCGGCAGCGCCAAGGACGAGCACCTGGTGCCCGGCCGGGGCGCGATGGGCGCCGGTGCGTTCCTGGAGCACCTGGCCGGCTCCGCGTTCCGCGGCCACGTGGTGCTTGAGATCAACACCCGGCGCTGCGACACTCGAGAGGACCGGCTCGCGGACCTCGTGGAGTCGCTGTCGTTCGCCCGCGAGCACCTGAGCATCAAGGCCCGTTAG
- a CDS encoding Ppx/GppA phosphatase family protein, which produces MRLGVLDIGSNTGHLLVVDAHAGAAPLPAFSYKEPLRLAEHLDAAGAVGQAGVDALTEFTAQAMVVAEEKGCEEMLAFATSAVRDATNSEDVLHHVAERTGTTIEVLSGEDEARLTFLAVRRWFGWSAGRLAVFDIGGGSLEIAAGADEAPDVAWSLPLGAARLARDWFPAQAPDDDELRALRRRIRTEIARDAGTLRRGGVPHRAAATSKTFRSLARICGAAPSAEGHLVPRVLRAEDLTGWLPKLTAMSPEELTGLPGVSPSRSHQIVPGALVAEAVMDIFGLAELEICPWALREGVILERFDQMSVLG; this is translated from the coding sequence ATGCGCCTCGGAGTCCTCGACATCGGCTCCAACACGGGTCACCTGCTCGTGGTCGACGCCCACGCAGGCGCGGCACCGCTTCCGGCGTTCTCCTACAAGGAGCCGCTGCGACTGGCCGAGCACCTCGACGCCGCCGGCGCCGTCGGGCAGGCCGGGGTGGACGCGCTGACCGAGTTCACCGCGCAGGCCATGGTGGTGGCCGAGGAGAAGGGCTGCGAGGAGATGCTCGCCTTCGCCACCTCCGCGGTCCGCGACGCCACGAACTCCGAGGACGTGCTGCACCACGTCGCGGAGCGCACCGGCACCACCATCGAGGTCCTGTCGGGGGAGGACGAGGCACGGCTGACGTTCCTGGCCGTACGCCGCTGGTTCGGCTGGTCCGCCGGCCGGCTGGCCGTGTTCGACATCGGCGGCGGCTCCCTGGAGATCGCGGCCGGCGCCGACGAGGCACCGGACGTGGCCTGGTCGCTCCCGCTGGGGGCGGCCCGGCTGGCCCGGGACTGGTTCCCGGCCCAGGCGCCGGACGACGACGAGCTGCGCGCACTGCGACGTCGGATCCGCACCGAGATCGCCCGCGACGCCGGCACCCTGCGCCGCGGTGGCGTACCGCACCGGGCGGCCGCCACGTCCAAGACGTTCCGGTCCCTGGCCCGGATCTGCGGAGCGGCGCCCTCGGCCGAGGGGCACCTGGTGCCGCGGGTGCTGCGCGCGGAGGACCTGACGGGCTGGCTGCCCAAGCTCACCGCCATGTCGCCCGAGGAGCTCACCGGGCTGCCGGGGGTCTCCCCGAGCCGCAGCCACCAGATCGTGCCGGGAGCCCTGGTCGCCGAGGCGGTGATGGACATCTTCGGTCTCGCCGAGCTCGAGATCTGTCCCTGGGCGCTGCGCGAGGGCGTCATCCTGGAGCGGTTCGACCAGATGTCGGTACTGGGCTAG
- a CDS encoding VOC family protein, producing MRLDHISYAAGPDGLASTAARIGGLLGREFTDGGVHPRFGTRNMILPLADDTYVEVVEVLDHPASDKAPFGQAVRARSALGGGWLGWCVAVDDLASIEQRLGREAVLGNRHRPDGTELRWRQIGINGLITDPQLPFFIKWESPAELHPSRGGDGKISMSTVELAGDPQRVSEWLGASLETPDKLYVEWVAPHGTPGLQAVQFQTPNGLVRI from the coding sequence ATGCGCTTGGACCACATCTCCTACGCCGCCGGTCCCGATGGACTGGCAAGCACGGCCGCGCGCATCGGGGGACTGCTCGGACGCGAGTTCACCGATGGCGGCGTGCACCCGCGGTTCGGCACCCGCAACATGATCCTGCCCCTGGCAGACGACACCTACGTCGAGGTGGTCGAGGTGCTCGACCACCCGGCCTCGGACAAGGCACCGTTCGGCCAGGCCGTGCGTGCCCGCTCGGCACTGGGCGGCGGCTGGCTCGGGTGGTGCGTGGCGGTCGACGACCTGGCGAGCATCGAGCAGCGACTCGGTCGCGAGGCGGTCCTGGGCAACCGGCACCGCCCCGACGGCACCGAGCTGCGCTGGCGGCAGATCGGCATCAACGGGCTGATCACCGACCCGCAGCTGCCGTTCTTCATCAAGTGGGAGTCGCCCGCGGAGCTGCACCCCAGCCGCGGCGGCGACGGCAAGATCTCGATGTCCACCGTCGAGCTCGCCGGCGACCCGCAGCGGGTGAGCGAATGGCTGGGGGCCTCGCTGGAGACCCCCGACAAGCTGTACGTCGAGTGGGTGGCGCCGCACGGCACGCCCGGCCTGCAAGCGGTGCAGTTCCAGACCCCCAACGGGCTGGTCCGGATCTGA
- a CDS encoding class I SAM-dependent methyltransferase yields the protein MPSPNIWQHPETYELENRALDPDELLESAMAAVAPWRGRTFLDVGCGTGFHLPRWAEEAERVIGVEPMPALAALAGRRTRRLAGVEVRQGTAQALPLPEASVDVAQARLAYFFGPGCEPGLDELSRVVRRGGTAFVIDNDPTRSTFGHWFRRGYPRVDPVAVERFWSTRGWQRVPVETRLAFDSPADLEAVVRIELDRQTADAVLAEHWAGGGGTEVDYALNLWWRRF from the coding sequence GTGCCGAGCCCCAACATCTGGCAGCACCCGGAGACCTACGAGCTGGAGAACCGCGCTCTGGACCCCGACGAGCTCCTGGAGTCGGCGATGGCGGCGGTCGCGCCCTGGCGCGGCCGGACGTTCCTCGACGTGGGCTGCGGGACGGGCTTCCACCTGCCGCGCTGGGCCGAGGAGGCCGAGCGGGTGATCGGGGTGGAGCCGATGCCGGCCCTGGCCGCCCTGGCCGGTCGGCGTACCCGACGGCTGGCGGGCGTGGAGGTGCGCCAGGGCACCGCGCAGGCGCTGCCGCTGCCCGAGGCCAGCGTCGACGTGGCCCAGGCCCGACTGGCCTACTTCTTCGGTCCCGGGTGCGAGCCCGGGCTCGACGAGCTGTCCCGCGTGGTACGCCGCGGGGGCACGGCGTTCGTGATCGACAACGACCCCACCCGATCCACCTTCGGGCACTGGTTCCGCCGGGGCTATCCCCGCGTCGACCCGGTCGCGGTGGAGCGCTTCTGGTCCACCCGCGGCTGGCAGCGGGTGCCGGTCGAGACCCGGCTGGCCTTCGACTCCCCTGCCGACCTCGAGGCCGTGGTGCGCATCGAGCTGGACCGGCAGACCGCCGATGCCGTGCTCGCCGAGCACTGGGCCGGCGGCGGTGGCACCGAGGTCGACTACGCGCTCAACCTGTGGTGGCGCCGCTTCTAG
- a CDS encoding LacI family DNA-binding transcriptional regulator gives MSDRGAQGPLTFPSLPVNPPTLADVAERAGVSRQTVSNAVNNPALLRTDTLVRVQQAIAELGYSPNRAARSLRTRASHLVGLRFTPAQEGTANALMDRFVHSLVAATAQVGYHVLLFADDDTEPLSAYDHLLRSTAVDAFIVTDTYLGAPQAAWLTQQRAPFVAFGRPWEDPHASHAWVDVDGAAGAALACDHLLDQGHTRVAWIGWRKDSFIGEDRRSGWSRAMHARGLPTSGLASRVEDTVASGREAAAVLIDEAHPTAFVCASDTLALGVLQTLFDRGMVAGRDLAVVGFDDSQVAQVVPPGLTSVRQPLEQVAVEVVRALQGLLATPPLAMPGVLLTPTLSVRGSSTGA, from the coding sequence GTGTCGGACCGTGGTGCCCAGGGGCCGCTGACCTTCCCCAGCCTGCCGGTGAATCCGCCGACGCTGGCCGACGTCGCCGAGCGTGCCGGCGTCTCGCGGCAGACGGTCTCCAACGCGGTCAACAACCCCGCTCTGCTGCGCACCGACACCCTGGTCCGGGTGCAGCAGGCCATCGCGGAGCTGGGCTACTCGCCCAACCGGGCGGCGCGCAGCCTGCGCACCAGGGCCTCGCACCTGGTGGGCCTGCGGTTCACCCCCGCCCAGGAGGGCACGGCCAACGCGCTGATGGACCGGTTCGTGCACTCCCTGGTCGCCGCGACCGCCCAGGTGGGGTACCACGTGCTGCTCTTCGCCGACGACGACACCGAGCCGCTGTCGGCCTACGACCACTTGCTGCGCTCCACCGCGGTGGACGCCTTCATCGTCACCGACACCTACCTCGGAGCCCCGCAGGCCGCGTGGCTCACCCAGCAACGCGCCCCGTTCGTCGCCTTCGGCCGGCCCTGGGAGGACCCGCACGCCAGCCACGCGTGGGTCGACGTCGACGGTGCCGCCGGCGCGGCGCTGGCCTGCGACCACCTGCTCGACCAGGGGCACACCCGGGTCGCGTGGATCGGCTGGCGCAAGGACTCCTTCATCGGCGAGGACCGGCGCTCGGGCTGGTCCCGGGCGATGCACGCCCGCGGGCTGCCCACCTCCGGTCTCGCCTCCCGGGTCGAGGACACGGTGGCCAGTGGGCGGGAGGCCGCCGCGGTGCTGATCGACGAAGCGCACCCCACCGCCTTCGTCTGCGCCTCGGACACCCTCGCCCTGGGCGTGCTCCAGACGTTGTTCGACCGGGGCATGGTGGCCGGGCGTGACCTGGCCGTGGTCGGCTTCGACGACTCCCAGGTCGCCCAGGTGGTGCCGCCGGGACTGACCTCGGTGCGGCAGCCGCTGGAGCAGGTGGCGGTGGAGGTGGTCCGGGCCCTGCAGGGGCTGCTGGCCACGCCGCCGCTGGCGATGCCCGGAGTGCTGCTGACCCCCACCCTGAGCGTCCGCGGTTCGAGCACCGGAGCCTGA
- the radA gene encoding DNA repair protein RadA, producing the protein MSKQARSRPAYRCSECGWETAKWVGRCGECQAWGSVAEAAAPTMRTASAPVTTPAVPIGQVSVAESAFRSSGVPELDRVLGGGLVPGAAILLAGEPGVGKSTLLLEVAAQTARYKHRTLYITGEESASQVRLRADRTSAVHDELYLAAETDLGAVLTHIEQVRPTLVVVDSIQTIGASGIEGVPGGVTQVKEVAAALIRVAKTRNITMVLIGHVTKDGSIAGPRVLEHVVDVVLHFEGDRNSRFRMVRAMKNRFGPVDEVGCFDLSAEGIKAVSDPTGLFVEHHSKQVPGTCVAVTMEGRRPLLAEVQALVTPTAAERPRRTVSGVDSSRVSMVLAVLQQHCGIRLHNHDVFVSTVGGARLTEPASDLAIAVAVAGATFGIPAPLGVVAMGEIGLAGELRRVRDLPQRLAEAARLGFKVAVVPSERTKPSGPRSPESWTIDGMQVLDVGDVASALALLRLTNSRHGSLRPLD; encoded by the coding sequence ATGAGCAAACAGGCCCGTTCCCGTCCCGCCTACCGCTGCTCCGAGTGCGGGTGGGAGACGGCCAAGTGGGTCGGCCGGTGCGGGGAGTGCCAGGCCTGGGGCTCGGTGGCCGAGGCCGCCGCCCCCACCATGCGCACCGCCTCGGCCCCGGTGACCACGCCGGCGGTGCCGATCGGCCAGGTCTCGGTGGCGGAGTCGGCGTTCCGCTCCAGCGGGGTCCCCGAGCTGGACCGGGTGCTGGGCGGTGGCCTGGTGCCCGGGGCAGCGATCCTGCTGGCCGGCGAGCCCGGGGTCGGCAAGAGCACCCTGCTGCTCGAGGTGGCCGCCCAGACCGCGCGCTACAAGCACCGCACGCTCTACATCACCGGTGAGGAGTCCGCCTCCCAGGTGCGGCTGCGGGCCGACCGGACCAGCGCCGTGCACGACGAGCTCTACCTGGCCGCGGAGACCGACCTCGGCGCGGTGCTGACCCACATCGAGCAGGTGCGCCCGACCCTGGTGGTGGTCGACTCCATCCAGACCATCGGGGCCTCCGGCATCGAGGGCGTCCCCGGCGGCGTCACCCAGGTCAAGGAGGTCGCGGCCGCGCTGATCCGGGTGGCCAAGACGCGGAACATCACGATGGTGCTGATCGGTCACGTCACCAAGGACGGCTCGATCGCCGGTCCCCGGGTGCTCGAGCACGTGGTGGACGTCGTCCTGCACTTCGAGGGTGACCGCAACTCCCGCTTCCGGATGGTGCGGGCGATGAAGAACCGGTTCGGCCCGGTCGACGAGGTCGGCTGCTTCGACCTGTCCGCCGAGGGCATCAAGGCGGTCTCGGACCCCACCGGCCTGTTCGTGGAGCACCACAGCAAGCAGGTGCCCGGCACCTGCGTCGCGGTGACCATGGAGGGCCGGCGCCCGCTGCTGGCAGAGGTCCAGGCGCTGGTCACCCCCACGGCGGCGGAACGGCCCAGGCGCACCGTCTCGGGCGTGGACTCCTCCCGGGTCTCGATGGTGCTGGCCGTGCTCCAGCAGCACTGCGGCATCCGGCTGCACAACCACGACGTCTTCGTCTCAACCGTGGGCGGCGCCCGGCTCACCGAGCCCGCCAGCGACCTGGCCATCGCCGTCGCGGTGGCGGGCGCCACCTTCGGCATCCCGGCCCCGCTCGGGGTGGTGGCGATGGGCGAGATCGGCCTGGCCGGCGAGCTGCGGCGGGTCCGCGACCTGCCTCAGCGGCTCGCGGAGGCAGCCCGCCTGGGGTTCAAGGTCGCGGTGGTGCCGAGCGAGCGGACCAAGCCCTCGGGCCCCCGGTCGCCGGAGTCCTGGACCATCGACGGCATGCAGGTCCTCGACGTGGGCGACGTCGCCTCAGCACTGGCGCTGCTGCGCCTCACGAACAGCAGGCACGGCTCACTGCGTCCCCTAGACTGA